From Bacteroidota bacterium, one genomic window encodes:
- a CDS encoding TIGR00266 family protein, with translation MDLKLKGKPAFAHAQIKLEPGEVFVAESDAMSSMSSELDMEAKFNGGFFNALIKTVFGGETLFVNYFTNNTSKTLDLTITQPTPGDMQVKELNGESYCLQRGSYIASDSTIKLGVKYAGLGSWIGGEGLFKLMVSGKGKVVFGAYGGLLEKEVNGEVIVDTSHLVAYEPSMKLKPQLSGGIIASIFGGEGLVTRVEGNGKIFIQTRSVSGLASWVNRNI, from the coding sequence TTTTGTTGCCGAATCAGATGCTATGTCAAGTATGTCATCTGAATTAGACATGGAGGCAAAATTTAATGGAGGTTTTTTTAATGCCTTGATAAAGACAGTTTTTGGAGGAGAAACACTGTTTGTAAATTATTTTACAAATAACACATCGAAAACACTAGACCTTACAATTACCCAACCTACACCGGGAGACATGCAAGTAAAAGAGCTTAATGGTGAAAGTTATTGTTTACAACGAGGGTCTTATATTGCTTCTGATTCAACAATTAAATTAGGTGTTAAGTATGCCGGATTGGGTTCGTGGATAGGAGGAGAAGGACTTTTTAAATTAATGGTTTCGGGAAAAGGGAAAGTTGTTTTCGGAGCTTATGGAGGATTACTTGAAAAAGAAGTTAATGGAGAAGTAATTGTTGATACCAGTCACCTTGTTGCTTATGAACCATCTATGAAATTAAAACCACAGTTATCAGGCGGAATAATTGCCAGCATTTTTGGAGGAGAAGGTTTAGTTACCAGAGTTGAAGGAAATGGTAAAATCTTTATTCAAACAAGGAGTGTCTCTGGTTTGGCATCATGGGTTAACAGAAATATTTAA